A window from Gossypium raimondii isolate GPD5lz chromosome 7, ASM2569854v1, whole genome shotgun sequence encodes these proteins:
- the LOC105793342 gene encoding GDSL esterase/lipase At1g71250, which yields MEGFALFMVALVSMGITNLAMVPEKTSRNVSAMYVLGDSSVDCGSNTLFYPIIHLNLSLLPCNGSNSILLPYLLAKKMGLPYAEPFYAQNGTIDGLLNGVNYGAAHATILSPTSLSHQSLNHQLRQVFETVQLLELQLGHESSRHFIRSSLFYLAFGKDDYIDLFLRNFSGVMAEYNGPQFAEILVNQMVHAVMNLYDMNVRKVVLMGILPLGCAPSLLFQWHIDDATGCVEMINEVVLRYNVLLEKSIVRLNEELPDAHLVFCDLYQGVKKIITYPHFFGFEDAKNACCGLGLYGAEIGCVTSDIACNTVSANVWWDLYNPTPKVNSLLAESTWSGQQLLSNICRPTTIRGLV from the exons ATGGAAGGATTTGCTTTGTTTATGGTTGCACTTGTTTCAATGGGCATCACCAACCTAGCAATGGTTCCTGAGAAAACAAGTCGGAATGTGTCTGCTATGTACGTGTTGGGTGATTCTTCTGTGGATTGTGGCTCCAACACTCTCTTTTACCCTATCATCCATTTAAATCTTTCCTTACTTCCTTGTAATGGTTCCAATTCCATCCTTCTTCCCTATCTTCTTG CTAAGAAAATGGGTTTACCATACGCCGAGCCATTCTACGCCCAGAACGGAACCATCGATGGCTTGCTAAACGGTGTGAACTACGGTGCAGCCCACGCAACAATCCTTAGCCCCACTAGCCTTAGCCACCAGTCTCTTAACCACCAGCTAAGGCAAGTATTCGAGACGGTTCAACTATTGGAACTTCAACTCGGCCATGAAAGCTCTCGCCATTTCATCAGATCCTCCCTCTTTTACCTCGCATTCGGCAAAGATGACTACATAGATCTCTTTCTCCGCAATTTCTCAGGTGTAATGGCTGAATACAATGGCCCTCAATTTGCTGAAATTTTAGTTAACCAAATGGTACATGCAGTGATGAACCTGTATGATATGAATGTGAGAAAAGTTGTATTAATGGGGATACTGCCTTTGGGATGTGCTCCAAGTTTACTGTTCCAATGGCACATTGATGATGCAACAGGCTGCGTTGAGATGATAAATGAAGTGGTTTTGAGGTATAATGTACTGCTAGAAAAGAGCATTGTTAGGCTCAATGAAGAGTTGCCTGATGCACATCTCGTCTTTTGTGATCTTTACCAAGGAGTCAAGAAGATCATAACTTATCCACATTTCTTCG gatTTGAGGATGCAAAGAATGCATGCTGTGGGCTTGGTTTGTATGGTGCAGAGATTGGGTGCGTGACTTCAGATATAGCCTGCAACACTGTTTCAGCAAATGTGTGGTGGGATCTCTATAACCCAACACCCAAAGTTAACTCATTGCTTGCTGAGTCAACATGGTCCGGTCAACAACTCCTCTCCAACATTTGCCGTCCAACTACAATCCGTGGTCTGGTTTAA